GTGCCGCAGCGGCAAGGTGGTCTGGAGCCGGATCAACAGCAGCGGCAAGATCGCCGCCAGCGCCCTGCGCAGCACCCCCATCGTGTTGCTGCCCCGGGCCCGCGTGGCGCTCTGGAACGCCCTGACCTGCCCCATCGACAGCAGTGACCTGTCACCCAAGGCGCAGAAGGTTCACACCGTACTGAGCCAGCTGGGCGCACTGTTTTTCGATGAACTGCTGCAGGAAACCCACCTGCTGCGCAGCGAACTGGAAACCGTGCTGCAGGAACTGGTGGGCGCCGGATGGGTGAATGCCGACAGCTTCGCCGGGCTGCGGGCCCTGATCACCCCGGCCAGCAAGCGCCAGAACCGCAGCAGCCGACGGGGTCGCGGCGCCTTCGTCGGAGGAATGGACGACGCGGGGCGCTGGGCCTTGTTGCGCCGCGCCGCCAGCGAGGATAGCGCCGCCACCCTGGAGCACGTGGCCATGACCCTGCTACGCCGCTATGGCGTGGTGTTCTGGCGCCTGCTGGAGCGCGAGGCCGACTGGCTGCCCAACTGGCGCGATTTGCTGCGTACCTTCCATCGCCTGGAAGCCCGCGGAGAAATTCGCGGCGGGCGCTTCGTCAGCGGCCTGGCCGGCGAGCAGTTCGCCCTGCCGGAAGCCATCCCGCTACTGCGCGAAGTGCGCCGCCGGCCCCATGACGGCAGCCTGATCGCGGTGTGCGGCGTCGACCCGCTGAACCTTGCCGGGACCCTGCTGCCCGGGCCCAAGGTCCCGGCCCTGAGCGGCAACCGCCTGGTGTTCCGCGACGGCCTGCCGGCGGCCGCCGACATCGGCGGCACCCAGCACCTGTGGCTGGAGCTGGAACCCCAGGCCGCCCAGGCCCTGCGCAACAAGCTCATCCGGCACTGACCTCCCCCCGTAGGAGCCGGCTGCCGGCGAAAGGGCCCGTGAGCCCTGCGCCACATCTAGCGGCCTCTTCGCTGGCAAGCCAGCTCCTACCCAGGCAGCAGGCGCCCTTCCAGACAATCCACGCCCACCCTCGTAGGAGCCGGCTTGCCGGCGAAAGGGCCCGTGAGCCCTGCGCCACATCCAGCGGCCTCTTCGCTGGCAAGCCAGCTCCTACCCAGGCAGCAGGCGCCCTTCCAGACAATCCACGCCCACCCTCGTAGGAGCCGGCTTGCCGGCGAAAGGGTCCGTGAGCCCTGCGCCAGATCCAGCTGCCCTTACGCTGGCCGTCGTTGCGCAATCATTGCGGGCGGGGGGATTCGGGGAGCAGCAGCGCCGAGTCGTCCTGTTCCGGTTCGTCTTCATGCACCCGCCGCGCCGGTAACACCACCGGCTGTGGATAAGTCTGGGCGAAATGCACCCAGGGGCAGTTATCCACAAGCTTTTTCAGACGCTGGTTGAAGGCCCGGCTCACCGCGTACTGGCCGCCGGACACCGTGCGGAACTGGGCCGTCAGCACCACGCCGTTGAGGTCCATCTTGTCCACCCCGAACACGTCCAGGCCGCCTTGCAGGTTGTAGCGCAGGAAGCTGTCCTCGCTGATGGAGCGCCCGGCTTCGCGGATCAGTTCGATGGCCTTGTCGACGTCGGTGTCGTAGGTGAACTGCACCGAGAAGAAGGCATAGGCGAACTGCCGCGACTGGTTGGTGACCGCCTTGATCTGGCCGAACGGCACCGAATGCACGAAACCCTTGCCGTCGCGCAGGCGCAGGGTGCGGATGGTCAGGCCCTCGACGGTGCCGGCATGGCCGGAGTCGAGCACCACCCAGTCACCAATGGACAGGGTGTCTTCGATGATGATGAACAGGCCGGTGATCACGTCCTGCACCAGTTGCTGGGAGCCGAAACCGATGGCCAGGCCCACCACCCCGGCACCGGCCAGCAGCGGCGCGACGTTGATCCCCAGGTTGGCCATGGTGGTGATCGCGCAGATCACCACCAGGATGATTTTGATCGCATTGCGCAGCAGCGGCAGGATGGTCTTGACCCGGGTACTGGGCTGACGCGCCGCACGCTTGTTGGCCGGTGGCTTGAGGGCCTCCTGGATCGCTGTGTCGAGCACCACCCACAGCAGCCAGGTCACCAGGAAGATCAGGCCGATGCTGCTCAGGGAGTCGCTGATGGCCCGGCCCACGGTATTGCGCTGGGCGAACTCGAACAGCGAGATCCCCCAGATGCGCCCGAGGATCTCGATGAAGGCGATGGCCATGACGATCCGCAGCAGGGCGTGCAACAGGCTCAGGAAACGCTCCTTGTAGGCGCTGCTGCGCTGAATCGTCTGGGCGCTACGGGACTTGAACAGGTGCTGCAGCACGGTGCTGAGGAACACCGTGGCGATCAGCAGCACGGTGGTCAGCAAGGCGCAGCGCAGGGCCTGCTGGCTGTCCTCGCCGGCACCGATCAGGCTCACCGCCGAGACCAGCACCATCAGCAGGATCGGCCAGTACCAGAGCCCGGAAAAGATCCGCAGCGACTCCTGCAACGCCGGCTGTTTCAGACGCTGGGCCAGGGAGCGGTTGCGGATCAGGTGCGCCACCGGCCGGCGCAGGCGGATCACCAGCACCGCGAAGATCAGCGAGGCCAGCAGGCCGGTGAATACCGCCACGCTGCTGGTGATATTGCCCCCCAGCTGGCGAGCGATCTGCGGGCTGGTGAGGGCATCGCTGAGAGCCGCAAGGAAACCGATCAGAAACAGCGGTTTCGGGCAGTAGCCACGGATGATCCGCACCGCGGGCCGCTTGTGCCCGACGTTGAACATCACGATCAGGCACAACAGCACCGAGGTCGAGACGATGCCGCTGCTGGTGGCATAGGCCAGGCACAGGGCCAGCGCCCGCCCCACCGAACCGTTCAGGGAATGGCTGACGTAAAGCGTCAGCGGCAGGCAGACCAAGGCCGGCAAGGTGTAAGGCAGCAGGTATTCCAACAGGCCCTGGCCTCGGGGCCGGGCTTGCAGCCAGGGCCGCTGGCTCAGCCGCCGTACCAGCAGCCCGGCCAGCACCGTGAGCAGGGCGAAGCTGCCCAGCCAGGTGCCGGACAAGGTGAGGAAATCCCCGGCCACGCTCCAGCCCGAACGGTCCGAGGGTTGGTTCACCAGGCGCCCCACTTCGTCCGCAGCGCGGTCGGCCCGCAGGCGCCAGGCGTCGATCAGGTTTTCATTGAGGTCGAGCTTGTCCTGGACATCGTCGATGCTCGAACTGATGGCGCCCAGCAGGCCCCCTTCCACCAGCAGTTCCGGCTTGGCCGGGGCCGCCGCCGGGGCTGTTGCGGCAGTGGCGGCGCAGAGCTCGCTGCTGCCCAGAACGAGCAGCATCCCGAGCAAGATCGCGGTCTTGAAATTCAACACAACGCAGGGCTCCTTCAGCAGGGTCTGTAAGGAACTGATCAGCAAACGCCCGGCAAGTTCGCTTCAGTTGCCCCCGAGGCCGGCGCGCCGGTGAACGACGGGCTCCGGGATCCTTGACCCACAGGCAAATATCTTGTGCCGATAGGGCTATTTTTCCGCACGAGTCAAACCCGGACACTGCGCGCCAATCCCACTTTCACCGGAGTTGCAGTGATGCCCATTGCCCTGCTCGCGCTGACCCTCAGCGCATTCGCCATCGGCACGACCGAGTTCGTTATCGTTGGCCTGCTACCCACCATAGGTACCGACCTCGGGGTCAGCCTGCCGTCCGCCGGCCTGCTGGTCAGCCTCTACGCTCTGGGCGTGGCGATTGGCGCCCCGGTGCTCACCGCCCTCAGCGGCAAGGTGCCGCGCAAGCTGTTGCTGCTGTCGCTGATGGTGCTGTTCACCCTTGGCAACCTGCTGGCCTGGAAGGCACCCGGGTATGAATCCCTGGTGCTGGCACGGATTGTCACGGGCCTGGCCCACGGGGTGTTCTTCTCCATCGGCTCGACCATCGCCACCAGCCTGGTGCCCAAGGAAAAAGCCGCCAGCGCGATCGCCATCATGTTCACCGGGCTCACCGTGGCTCTGGTCACCGGCGTACCCCTGGGCACCTTTATCGGCCAGCATCTGGGCTGGCGCGAAACCTTCCTCGCAGTGTCCGCCCTGGGGGTGATCGCCTTTATCGGCAGCCTGCTGTTCGTGCCGAAGAACATTACCCACCGCCCGCCGGCGTCGCTGCTGCAACAACTGCAGGTGCTCAAGCAACCGCGCCTGCTGCTGGTGTACGCCATGACCGCGGTGGGCTACGGCGGCTCGTTCATCGCCTTCACCTTCCTGGCGCCGATCCTCCAGGACAT
The DNA window shown above is from Pseudomonas protegens CHA0 and carries:
- a CDS encoding mechanosensitive ion channel family protein: MLNFKTAILLGMLLVLGSSELCAATAATAPAAAPAKPELLVEGGLLGAISSSIDDVQDKLDLNENLIDAWRLRADRAADEVGRLVNQPSDRSGWSVAGDFLTLSGTWLGSFALLTVLAGLLVRRLSQRPWLQARPRGQGLLEYLLPYTLPALVCLPLTLYVSHSLNGSVGRALALCLAYATSSGIVSTSVLLCLIVMFNVGHKRPAVRIIRGYCPKPLFLIGFLAALSDALTSPQIARQLGGNITSSVAVFTGLLASLIFAVLVIRLRRPVAHLIRNRSLAQRLKQPALQESLRIFSGLWYWPILLMVLVSAVSLIGAGEDSQQALRCALLTTVLLIATVFLSTVLQHLFKSRSAQTIQRSSAYKERFLSLLHALLRIVMAIAFIEILGRIWGISLFEFAQRNTVGRAISDSLSSIGLIFLVTWLLWVVLDTAIQEALKPPANKRAARQPSTRVKTILPLLRNAIKIILVVICAITTMANLGINVAPLLAGAGVVGLAIGFGSQQLVQDVITGLFIIIEDTLSIGDWVVLDSGHAGTVEGLTIRTLRLRDGKGFVHSVPFGQIKAVTNQSRQFAYAFFSVQFTYDTDVDKAIELIREAGRSISEDSFLRYNLQGGLDVFGVDKMDLNGVVLTAQFRTVSGGQYAVSRAFNQRLKKLVDNCPWVHFAQTYPQPVVLPARRVHEDEPEQDDSALLLPESPRPQ
- a CDS encoding MFS transporter; protein product: MPIALLALTLSAFAIGTTEFVIVGLLPTIGTDLGVSLPSAGLLVSLYALGVAIGAPVLTALSGKVPRKLLLLSLMVLFTLGNLLAWKAPGYESLVLARIVTGLAHGVFFSIGSTIATSLVPKEKAASAIAIMFTGLTVALVTGVPLGTFIGQHLGWRETFLAVSALGVIAFIGSLLFVPKNITHRPPASLLQQLQVLKQPRLLLVYAMTAVGYGGSFIAFTFLAPILQDISGLSAGTVSLVLLVYGVSVAVGNIWGGKLADRRGPIGALKIIFALLAAVLLMLSLTAGNPWLALLTVLLWGAVAFGNVPGLQVYVVRQAEHYTPQAVDVASGLNIAAFNLGIAGGAWLGGLIVAHLGLIHTAWIGALVVLVALALTVLSGHLDRRNPLAFAPAGGSARAVAGH